Proteins found in one Sporosarcina jeotgali genomic segment:
- a CDS encoding Ig-like domain-containing protein, with amino-acid sequence MKKLYAPIIAATFAASTFLSPISIASAYDNSSNPGNPNGYENPYYNGNQSGSNNPNGQNPGYGSEQQNGGDYSNKGAEKQLLSIDKQLMKVEELIVKYQNKFEKMTSDDDNDRDQDKDKDKNKDKDKDKDKDKDKDKDKDKDKDKDKDKDKDKDKDKDKDKDKDKVKDQNQEQQPTEENPGLVLPLNVPNVPVKSQEEDAAPSEKPLTDKEKEKAEKQAEKEKEKAEKQAQKDKEEAEKQAELDKEKAEDEQEKAEEEAEDKAEKEADLAEELEDAVEEYNDYTGKFTSLSHRLDGISRQLDSFATRISDPALLTSRYERIEQLRLDLTAATDKINGIQNTVIEKIKNEQDAEVKPEAPVEDAFKPWNIKFSKPLDEQAISELNVVVVDSANNLIATTTTYDLATKSLVITPQQAYKTGERYTLFIDKEIKSHNGKTLKKSIKKTFYVK; translated from the coding sequence ATGAAGAAGTTATACGCACCTATTATTGCCGCTACATTCGCAGCTAGTACATTTTTGTCACCAATATCCATTGCATCAGCTTATGATAATTCGTCAAACCCAGGGAATCCTAACGGTTATGAAAACCCTTATTATAATGGAAACCAATCAGGATCAAATAACCCAAATGGACAAAATCCTGGATATGGAAGCGAGCAGCAAAACGGTGGAGACTACTCCAATAAGGGCGCTGAAAAGCAATTACTTTCAATTGATAAGCAATTAATGAAAGTAGAAGAGCTCATTGTCAAATACCAAAACAAATTCGAGAAAATGACATCTGATGATGATAACGACAGAGATCAGGACAAAGACAAAGATAAGAATAAAGACAAAGATAAAGACAAAGACAAAGATAAAGATAAAGACAAAGATAAAGATAAAGACAAAGACAAAGACAAAGATAAAGATAAAGATAAAGATAAAGACAAAGACAAAGATAAAGATAAAGACAAGGTTAAAGACCAAAATCAAGAACAACAACCCACCGAAGAGAATCCAGGCCTTGTTCTGCCTTTAAACGTTCCCAATGTGCCAGTTAAATCGCAGGAAGAGGATGCAGCTCCTTCTGAAAAACCGTTAACAGACAAGGAAAAAGAAAAGGCTGAGAAACAAGCTGAAAAAGAGAAAGAAAAAGCGGAAAAGCAAGCACAGAAAGATAAAGAAGAAGCTGAAAAACAAGCCGAACTAGACAAAGAAAAAGCGGAAGACGAACAGGAAAAGGCTGAAGAGGAAGCTGAGGACAAAGCTGAAAAAGAAGCGGATCTTGCTGAAGAACTTGAAGATGCAGTTGAAGAGTATAACGATTACACTGGTAAATTCACTTCTCTTAGCCATCGTTTAGATGGTATATCTCGTCAGTTAGATTCATTCGCAACACGTATTTCAGACCCGGCCTTACTCACTTCACGCTATGAACGCATTGAGCAATTGCGTCTGGACTTAACCGCTGCAACAGATAAAATAAACGGCATTCAAAACACTGTCATCGAGAAAATTAAGAATGAGCAGGATGCTGAAGTTAAACCAGAGGCACCCGTTGAAGATGCTTTCAAACCTTGGAACATTAAGTTCAGTAAACCATTAGATGAACAAGCAATTTCTGAATTGAATGTAGTAGTTGTTGATTCTGCTAATAATTTAATTGCAACTACTACCACATATGATCTTGCAACGAAATCCCTTGTCATTACACCACAGCAGGCATATAAAACAGGTGAGCGATATACGTTGTTTATCGACAAAGAGATTAAGAGCCATAATGGTAAAACGTTGAAGAAATCAATCAAGAAAACATTCTATGTGAAATAA
- a CDS encoding PTS transporter subunit EIIC, with the protein MRKEQQMATGILEHVGGRDNIRKIAHCMTRLRLTLKDDSKADIAALKKVEGVMGVVVDETLQVVIGPGTVNRVADEMSQLTGLGIGEESEPEYDSLTFEERAAIDNERRKEKNRTPFKSFLRRIGNIFIPLIPGLVASGIINGAANFAKNAGVDPTQTWMQILLLLGTSVFTYLAVIVGWNTAKEFGGTPVLGAIAGMFLFNPFLAEITIYGEPLVVGRGGLFGVIFAAFLMTFVEKNVRKVMPAAIDIIFTPLITVLTVGFFSLYAIVPVAGLLADGITKGLTAVLDVGGVFAGAILAGFFLPLVMVGLHHGLTPIHLELINTFGNTALLTILAMAGAGQVGAAMAIFVKTKNHRLRNIIKGALPVGFLGIGEPLLYGVTLPLGRPFITACMGAALGGAFQAVMHTAATGIGVSGISLIPLIDDGKYLYYFLGLLIAYGGGFLFTYLFGFKEEMARDI; encoded by the coding sequence ATGAGAAAAGAGCAGCAAATGGCGACGGGCATACTGGAACACGTTGGCGGCAGAGATAACATTCGTAAAATCGCCCACTGTATGACGCGGCTTCGTCTAACATTGAAAGACGATAGTAAAGCAGATATTGCGGCATTGAAAAAAGTCGAAGGTGTCATGGGGGTTGTCGTCGACGAAACTTTACAGGTCGTCATCGGACCCGGGACTGTGAACCGGGTTGCAGATGAAATGAGTCAGCTGACAGGTCTTGGAATCGGGGAAGAGTCAGAACCCGAGTATGACAGCTTAACATTTGAAGAACGTGCTGCGATTGACAACGAACGCAGAAAAGAGAAAAACCGGACACCGTTCAAAAGTTTCCTAAGAAGAATTGGTAACATTTTCATCCCTCTGATTCCGGGACTCGTTGCATCAGGAATTATTAACGGAGCGGCGAACTTTGCGAAAAACGCAGGTGTCGATCCGACCCAAACATGGATGCAGATTTTGCTGCTTCTCGGAACGAGTGTCTTCACGTACTTGGCAGTCATTGTCGGTTGGAACACAGCGAAAGAATTCGGTGGAACACCTGTGCTTGGCGCCATCGCCGGTATGTTCTTATTCAATCCATTCCTTGCAGAAATTACGATTTATGGTGAACCGTTAGTTGTCGGGCGCGGGGGGTTATTTGGGGTCATCTTTGCTGCATTCCTAATGACATTTGTTGAAAAGAATGTGCGTAAGGTAATGCCGGCAGCGATTGATATCATCTTTACTCCGCTGATTACCGTACTTACTGTTGGCTTCTTCTCGCTTTATGCAATTGTACCGGTTGCTGGCTTATTAGCTGATGGAATTACAAAAGGACTGACAGCAGTTCTTGATGTAGGCGGAGTTTTTGCCGGGGCTATCCTTGCAGGATTCTTCTTACCGCTCGTCATGGTAGGATTGCATCATGGACTCACACCAATCCACTTGGAATTAATCAACACATTCGGTAATACCGCGTTGCTGACAATTCTAGCAATGGCTGGAGCCGGACAAGTGGGTGCCGCAATGGCAATCTTCGTGAAAACGAAAAACCATCGTCTCCGTAATATTATTAAAGGGGCATTGCCGGTAGGATTCCTAGGAATTGGGGAACCGCTGCTCTACGGAGTTACATTGCCGCTCGGCCGCCCGTTCATTACCGCTTGTATGGGTGCAGCGCTCGGCGGCGCATTCCAAGCAGTGATGCACACGGCAGCGACAGGGATTGGTGTATCAGGAATTTCCCTCATTCCGCTCATCGATGACGGCAAGTACTTGTACTACTTCCTTGGACTTCTAATCGCGTATGGCGGCGGATTCTTGTTCACCTATCTATTTGGATTCAAAGAAGAAATGGCACGCGATATTTAA
- a CDS encoding MurR/RpiR family transcriptional regulator yields the protein MLGQIRGQLNRFSKTELRIAEYILNNAELIPTMTTKELAAKTDVSEASVVRFTKSVGIASFKAFKILLAQELATTEEYITDFSITQKKDSPYELFQKVVHVNRGAIDLLLASIEKKELEKAVKAFQSAHRILFYGVGGSAIAAMDAQFKFAKLGYQVEYHADFHYMLSVIPFLSENDIFVAISMSGETKDVVELARFAKKQGATLISITNLNKSPLSKESDIQLATPNVEKDFRVGSITSRMTQLTVIDSLYISLVNQMGESIIDRYQNAREQAVKLRR from the coding sequence ATGCTGGGACAAATTAGAGGGCAATTGAACCGGTTCTCGAAAACAGAGCTTAGAATCGCAGAATATATCCTGAACAACGCAGAACTGATTCCGACCATGACGACTAAGGAATTGGCGGCGAAGACGGACGTCAGTGAAGCATCTGTCGTGCGCTTTACAAAGTCTGTAGGGATTGCCAGCTTCAAGGCGTTCAAGATTTTATTGGCACAGGAGCTTGCAACCACGGAAGAGTACATAACGGATTTTTCAATCACACAGAAGAAAGACTCTCCTTATGAATTGTTTCAAAAAGTGGTCCATGTCAACCGCGGGGCGATCGATTTGCTGCTTGCTTCTATTGAAAAGAAAGAACTTGAAAAGGCAGTCAAAGCGTTTCAATCGGCGCATCGTATTTTGTTTTACGGAGTAGGCGGGTCGGCGATTGCAGCGATGGATGCTCAATTTAAATTTGCGAAACTCGGTTACCAAGTGGAATATCATGCAGACTTTCATTACATGCTGTCGGTAATCCCATTTTTGAGCGAGAACGATATTTTTGTAGCCATCAGTATGTCTGGTGAAACGAAAGACGTCGTTGAACTGGCGCGGTTTGCGAAGAAACAGGGGGCTACGCTCATTAGCATTACCAATCTGAACAAATCCCCTCTCTCAAAGGAGTCGGATATTCAACTGGCAACACCGAATGTCGAGAAGGATTTTCGCGTTGGCAGTATTACGTCACGCATGACACAGCTGACCGTTATTGATAGCTTATATATCAGTCTCGTGAACCAAATGGGCGAGTCTATCATCGATCGATACCAGAACGCGCGGGAACAGGCGGTGAAATTGAGAAGGTAA
- the murQ gene encoding N-acetylmuramic acid 6-phosphate etherase, which translates to MLEKLGTEQRNAHTMSLDTMSVTDVLKAMNKEDGSVIEVIYQQLPKIEETVNAVIDSFQKGGRLIYVGAGTSGRLGILDAVECVPTFGVSPDMVVGLIAGGLKAFTKAVEGAEDDPELGVQDLKDIQMNETDTVIGIAASGRTPYVIGALDYARETAAHTVSISCNAGAEMSSHADIVIELATGPEVLTGSTRLKAGSAQKMVLNMISTAAMIGIGKAYENLMIDVQATNLKLQERSKRIIMEATGADLETAASFYEASGKHVKTATVMILLDCSREQAQERIQATGGFVRKATQQA; encoded by the coding sequence ATGCTTGAGAAATTGGGCACGGAACAACGCAATGCACATACGATGTCATTAGACACGATGAGTGTCACAGATGTGCTAAAAGCGATGAATAAAGAAGATGGCTCTGTAATTGAGGTGATTTACCAACAGTTGCCGAAGATCGAAGAAACAGTAAATGCCGTGATTGATTCGTTTCAAAAAGGCGGAAGACTGATTTACGTTGGGGCAGGAACAAGCGGCCGTCTTGGAATTTTGGATGCAGTTGAATGTGTACCGACATTTGGTGTCTCACCAGATATGGTCGTTGGTTTAATAGCCGGAGGGTTGAAAGCGTTCACAAAAGCTGTAGAAGGCGCTGAAGACGATCCCGAGCTGGGCGTTCAAGATTTAAAGGATATTCAGATGAATGAAACCGATACCGTCATTGGAATCGCGGCAAGCGGAAGAACCCCTTATGTGATTGGTGCACTGGACTATGCACGCGAAACAGCTGCCCATACAGTGAGCATTAGCTGTAACGCAGGCGCTGAAATGAGCAGCCATGCTGACATTGTAATTGAACTCGCAACTGGCCCCGAAGTATTAACAGGGTCCACTCGATTAAAAGCAGGAAGCGCACAGAAAATGGTTCTCAATATGATTTCAACTGCCGCGATGATTGGAATCGGCAAAGCATACGAGAACTTGATGATTGACGTTCAAGCGACGAACTTGAAGCTTCAGGAGCGTTCAAAACGCATCATCATGGAAGCAACAGGTGCTGATTTAGAAACGGCAGCATCTTTCTATGAAGCTTCCGGAAAACATGTGAAAACAGCGACCGTCATGATTTTACTTGATTGTTCAAGAGAACAGGCGCAAGAACGAATCCAAGCAACAGGCGGGTTTGTTCGAAAAGCTACGCAGCAAGCATAA
- a CDS encoding aldehyde dehydrogenase family protein, with translation MAVSTDLKEYQNLIGGELRTAKGGALTDSMDPSTGKVWARVPKSSKEDAVTAIEAARKAFPAWKALSAGERAACLRDAAEVIASNGGELAGLETQDNGWVIRETSYGLIPVLQQVWLDAAGKATEANRGQTVPMSPTSLGYTLREPYGVVVGITPWNAPLFTFSIKAAYALAAGNTVVIKPSEQSAVSSLHLANLLKDVFPEGVLNVICGPGSEIGDTLVEHPDVDKVSLTGSGGTASSIARATAGKPKPLILELGGKSANILFEDADIEKAVEAISSYSIFTGNSGQLCVGSSRLLVHRSIIDQVAEGIKNYLQNPELKQFGSTMDPTTTTGPIANKSQFEKIRSYIQLGLDEGAELVYGGRSGGSELIPDRSDLADGYWIEPTLLKSESNMLRVCQEEIFGPVAVMIPFDTEEEAIELANGTEFGLAAGVWTKDLGRAHRMVASLEAGNVWVNTYARVGVDLPFGGVKSSGFGSDSIEDYSREKACVIEL, from the coding sequence ATGGCAGTGTCTACAGACTTGAAAGAGTATCAGAACCTGATTGGCGGAGAATTACGTACAGCTAAAGGCGGTGCACTTACAGATAGTATGGATCCTTCTACCGGAAAGGTATGGGCGCGGGTGCCTAAAAGTTCCAAGGAAGATGCCGTGACGGCAATTGAAGCGGCACGGAAGGCGTTCCCTGCGTGGAAAGCTTTGTCGGCTGGTGAGCGGGCTGCGTGTTTGCGTGATGCAGCTGAAGTTATCGCCTCTAATGGCGGAGAACTTGCTGGACTTGAAACGCAAGACAACGGATGGGTGATCCGGGAAACTTCGTATGGACTGATTCCTGTTTTACAGCAAGTTTGGCTGGATGCAGCGGGAAAAGCGACCGAAGCGAATCGGGGTCAAACCGTTCCTATGAGTCCCACAAGTCTCGGATATACATTGCGTGAGCCTTATGGGGTGGTTGTAGGGATTACACCATGGAATGCTCCACTCTTTACATTTTCAATTAAAGCAGCTTATGCACTTGCTGCAGGAAACACGGTTGTCATCAAACCATCTGAACAATCGGCGGTCTCTTCCCTTCATCTTGCTAACTTGCTGAAAGATGTTTTCCCTGAAGGCGTCCTCAACGTCATTTGCGGCCCGGGCTCTGAAATTGGAGACACGCTTGTCGAGCACCCGGATGTTGATAAAGTGAGTTTAACAGGTTCAGGCGGTACTGCCAGCTCCATCGCAAGAGCAACTGCTGGAAAGCCTAAGCCTTTAATTTTAGAGCTGGGTGGAAAGTCTGCCAATATCCTATTTGAAGATGCCGATATAGAAAAAGCAGTGGAGGCCATCAGTTCATATAGTATTTTCACTGGAAACTCGGGGCAGCTTTGCGTGGGAAGTTCACGTCTGCTCGTTCACCGGTCGATTATTGATCAGGTCGCTGAAGGCATTAAAAATTACCTTCAAAATCCAGAGTTGAAACAGTTTGGTTCGACGATGGATCCAACGACAACTACTGGCCCTATCGCAAACAAATCACAGTTTGAAAAAATACGTTCCTATATTCAGCTTGGTTTGGATGAAGGCGCGGAGCTCGTTTACGGCGGCCGCTCTGGCGGTTCTGAACTCATTCCAGATCGAAGCGACTTGGCGGACGGTTATTGGATCGAGCCTACTCTTCTTAAATCAGAGTCTAATATGTTAAGAGTTTGCCAGGAAGAGATTTTCGGCCCCGTTGCCGTCATGATTCCATTTGATACCGAAGAAGAAGCAATTGAATTGGCGAACGGCACTGAATTCGGACTGGCTGCCGGGGTTTGGACGAAAGATTTAGGTCGTGCCCACCGCATGGTTGCTTCACTTGAAGCAGGAAACGTATGGGTCAACACGTATGCACGAGTCGGTGTGGATTTACCATTCGGCGGTGTCAAGAGCAGTGGATTCGGGTCAGACTCTATTGAAGATTATTCACGCGAAAAAGCATGTGTTATTGAACTTTAA
- a CDS encoding AMP-binding protein — MNVKLSKRENYDQDLPEVLDIPNVSAGAILKGSVKQYGPKDAYIYRDTRITYDQIYTEAKRFANALRTLGVGRGMTVSTHLPTCPQYVAAYYGIILSGAAYSPLNPYLPAGDLTYQLNDSETKVVITHESVAKSIQEVLADTGVQQVIMTGESEIYSNETPADVSTFDGWHSFAALKAAASDEEFDPGIDPQEDLVHIAYTGGTTGSPKGVMITHANLVSNITQIAAWTAGALPVVDEDGALRFVAVDQDRESYKKKYLIPLGEEIRLSPSPLFHITGGIGMIVSPMAQGVTTLLPDRFVPAQFLELMEKYKVSSINGAPAMWNVLLNLPGIDSYDFSAIRNISSGAAPLSQKEMGLLKEMFPNARVGEGYGLTEATASVAGSVMISGGVHKIGTVGLPTYNTEIKVVSLDGISEEPLPSGESGEICIKGPQVMKGYLNKPEETAATLRGGWLHTGDIGIIDEEGYLAIVDRKKEMLIYNGYNVYPSRIEEVIVSHPAVQNAIVIGKPVEGVGEIPKAFVIVKPGSTLSVVELMTYTNERVVHYSKVRELEFMEQFPMTAAGKISKIHLKKMELENQ; from the coding sequence ATGAACGTTAAACTTTCAAAAAGAGAAAATTACGATCAAGATTTGCCAGAAGTACTCGACATTCCGAATGTGTCAGCAGGAGCCATCTTAAAAGGAAGCGTTAAGCAATACGGTCCTAAAGATGCTTACATTTATCGCGACACACGGATTACGTATGACCAGATTTACACAGAAGCAAAAAGGTTTGCAAATGCACTGCGTACGCTTGGCGTAGGACGCGGGATGACGGTGTCTACACACCTTCCTACATGTCCTCAATACGTAGCTGCGTATTATGGAATTATTTTATCCGGGGCTGCTTACTCCCCACTGAATCCATACTTGCCTGCCGGTGACTTGACGTATCAATTGAATGACTCTGAAACGAAAGTCGTCATTACGCACGAATCGGTGGCAAAGTCGATTCAGGAAGTACTTGCGGATACAGGTGTACAGCAAGTCATCATGACCGGTGAATCCGAGATCTATTCGAATGAGACTCCCGCAGATGTCTCAACTTTCGACGGATGGCACAGTTTTGCGGCACTGAAAGCTGCTGCGTCGGACGAAGAATTCGATCCTGGCATTGATCCGCAGGAAGACTTAGTGCACATCGCTTACACCGGCGGTACGACAGGAAGTCCGAAAGGCGTCATGATCACACATGCGAACTTAGTGAGCAATATTACACAAATTGCAGCGTGGACAGCTGGGGCATTGCCTGTGGTCGATGAGGATGGAGCCTTGCGTTTTGTTGCGGTAGATCAGGACAGGGAATCTTACAAGAAAAAGTATTTGATTCCCCTTGGGGAGGAGATTCGGTTAAGCCCTTCCCCGCTGTTCCATATTACCGGCGGAATCGGCATGATCGTTTCCCCTATGGCGCAAGGCGTAACGACACTATTACCGGATCGTTTTGTCCCTGCCCAGTTCTTAGAGTTAATGGAGAAATACAAAGTTTCTTCTATTAACGGAGCACCTGCTATGTGGAATGTGCTGCTGAATTTGCCGGGAATCGACTCGTATGATTTCTCTGCCATTCGCAACATCAGCTCTGGAGCTGCCCCGCTTTCTCAAAAAGAAATGGGCTTGCTGAAAGAAATGTTCCCGAATGCGCGTGTTGGGGAAGGCTACGGATTGACGGAAGCCACTGCATCTGTGGCTGGCAGTGTTATGATTTCGGGCGGAGTCCATAAAATTGGAACTGTTGGACTGCCTACGTATAATACGGAAATCAAAGTCGTTTCGCTTGATGGAATCAGTGAAGAACCTCTCCCTTCAGGCGAAAGCGGCGAGATTTGTATTAAAGGGCCGCAAGTGATGAAAGGTTATTTAAATAAACCCGAAGAAACTGCGGCGACGCTTCGCGGTGGCTGGCTGCATACCGGTGATATCGGAATTATCGATGAAGAAGGCTACCTGGCAATCGTGGATCGTAAAAAAGAAATGCTGATCTACAATGGATATAACGTATATCCCAGCCGGATCGAAGAAGTAATCGTCTCCCACCCTGCGGTGCAAAATGCGATTGTGATCGGGAAGCCTGTGGAAGGCGTTGGAGAGATTCCAAAAGCATTTGTCATTGTCAAACCTGGAAGCACGCTTAGCGTTGTAGAGTTGATGACCTACACGAACGAACGCGTCGTCCATTACTCTAAAGTGCGTGAACTTGAGTTCATGGAACAATTCCCAATGACGGCTGCCGGAAAGATTTCAAAGATCCATTTGAAAAAGATGGAACTTGAAAACCAATGA
- a CDS encoding DUF871 domain-containing protein, producing MLGMSVYLGTVSFTEHEKRLREMNSAGFQSIFTSLHIPENDASAYKDEVQQLGKLAQELGMELMVDVSPSALDNLGFTWDQAEGLLEWGISGLRLDYGISPKVIAELSQVMRIALNASTVTHEELSEMKAEGLRLEATEAWHNFYPRPETALDLADFIQRNSWLHDEGVRVMAFAPGDGQLRGPLFETLPTLEKHRHVSPLAASLELMKEAYVDKVLIGDPGLSETSLAQFKAYQKNIIQLRAKSFEQADPKALKMAGTLHTNRPDSARDVIRSSESRPAAMKSGSSVPAHYCAPRPKGTITVDNERYLRYQGELQVTKIDLSADERVNVLGQVIEEDKALLKYIGGNQQFELVWC from the coding sequence ATGCTCGGCATGTCGGTCTATTTAGGAACGGTCAGCTTCACAGAACACGAAAAACGGTTACGTGAGATGAATTCTGCGGGCTTTCAATCCATTTTCACGTCACTGCATATTCCAGAAAATGATGCGTCTGCCTACAAGGATGAAGTTCAACAGCTTGGGAAGTTAGCACAAGAGCTAGGAATGGAGCTGATGGTGGATGTCAGTCCCAGTGCGCTCGACAATCTTGGATTTACATGGGACCAAGCAGAAGGATTGCTCGAATGGGGAATTAGCGGATTGCGTCTCGATTACGGAATCTCTCCGAAAGTGATCGCGGAATTGTCACAAGTGATGCGTATCGCGCTGAATGCGAGCACGGTGACCCATGAAGAATTAAGTGAGATGAAAGCTGAAGGGCTGCGTCTGGAAGCGACGGAAGCATGGCATAACTTCTATCCGAGGCCGGAAACGGCACTGGATCTGGCTGATTTCATTCAACGAAACAGCTGGCTGCATGATGAAGGTGTGCGTGTTATGGCGTTTGCACCTGGAGATGGCCAACTTAGAGGTCCGCTCTTTGAGACGTTGCCTACGCTTGAAAAACACCGGCACGTATCACCGCTCGCAGCAAGTTTAGAGCTGATGAAAGAGGCATATGTCGATAAAGTTCTCATCGGGGACCCGGGTTTAAGTGAGACAAGCCTAGCGCAATTTAAAGCATATCAGAAAAATATCATCCAACTGCGCGCGAAGTCATTTGAACAAGCAGACCCAAAAGCATTAAAAATGGCTGGGACACTCCATACAAATCGTCCGGACAGCGCTCGGGATGTCATTCGTTCCAGTGAATCCCGGCCTGCGGCAATGAAATCAGGAAGTTCCGTTCCTGCACACTATTGCGCACCGCGGCCGAAAGGAACAATCACTGTCGATAATGAGCGCTATTTACGTTATCAAGGTGAGCTTCAAGTGACGAAAATCGATTTATCAGCAGATGAGAGAGTGAATGTCCTGGGTCAAGTGATCGAAGAGGATAAGGCTTTACTGAAATACATCGGCGGCAACCAACAATTTGAACTAGTTTGGTGTTGA